In Campylobacter vulpis, a genomic segment contains:
- a CDS encoding DUF4410 domain-containing protein: protein MKANFKKRKINEKIFLITLSYGGLLVSACSTSQIHNVQTKGEISKEFLYANAKCGDSEEERYLQKQIINQLKIKNIYGRDLNIKCKILHFDEGNRFARYMVGFGAGAATTTIKIELENQQNEKIGEFEVSAEMKMGAFGGSALNTLEESAVKIVNFIEKNYIK from the coding sequence TTGAAAGCTAATTTCAAAAAAAGGAAAATTAATGAAAAAATATTTCTTATTACCCTTAGTTATGGGGGGCTTTTAGTAAGTGCTTGTAGCACAAGTCAAATTCATAATGTGCAAACCAAAGGTGAAATTTCAAAAGAATTTCTATATGCTAATGCTAAATGTGGCGATAGCGAAGAGGAGCGATATTTACAAAAGCAAATCATCAATCAGCTCAAAATCAAGAATATTTACGGAAGGGACCTTAATATAAAATGTAAAATTTTGCATTTTGATGAGGGAAATCGTTTTGCAAGATATATGGTTGGATTTGGTGCAGGTGCTGCTACAACAACCATTAAAATAGAGTTGGAAAATCAACAAAATGAAAAAATAGGAGAATTTGAAGTGAGTGCCGAAATGAAAATGGGTGCTTTTGGAGGTTCTGCTTTAAACACTTTAGAAGAAAGTGCTGTTAAAATAGTCAATTTTATAGAAAAAAACTATATCAAATAA
- the ppa gene encoding inorganic diphosphatase has translation MDLSKIKVGDIPNKINAVIEIPYGSSVKYELDKDSGAIFVDRVMASAMFYPANYGFIANTLADDGDPVDILVLNEYPIQAGAVIPCRLIGVLVMEDESGMDEKLLAVPADKIDARYVDIKSYTDLPQATLNKIKNFFETYKILEPNKWVKVQDFKDANVAVEILEKAIKNYKA, from the coding sequence ATGGATTTAAGTAAAATTAAGGTAGGAGATATCCCAAATAAAATTAACGCTGTGATAGAAATTCCCTACGGCTCAAGTGTAAAATATGAACTTGATAAAGATAGCGGAGCAATTTTTGTAGATAGAGTAATGGCTAGTGCGATGTTTTATCCCGCAAATTACGGCTTTATCGCTAATACTTTAGCTGACGATGGTGATCCTGTGGATATTTTGGTTTTAAATGAATATCCTATCCAAGCAGGTGCTGTAATTCCTTGTCGTTTAATAGGTGTTTTAGTAATGGAAGATGAAAGCGGTATGGACGAAAAGCTTTTAGCTGTGCCAGCAGATAAAATAGATGCAAGATATGTGGATATAAAAAGCTATACAGACTTACCACAAGCCACTTTAAATAAAATTAAAAATTTCTTTGAAACTTACAAAATTTTAGAACCTAATAAATGGGTTAAAGTTCAAGATTTTAAAGATGCTAATGTTGCGGTAGAAATTTTAGAAAAGGCTATAAAAAACTACAAGGCTTGA
- a CDS encoding F0F1 ATP synthase subunit C, whose protein sequence is MKKAFFLLFAFAAVAFAQTNAPVEQEAMNVWIKAFSVLAAGLGLGVAALGGAIGMGHTAAATIAGTARNPGLGPKLMTTMFIALAMIEAQVIYALVIALIALYANPFIPFS, encoded by the coding sequence ATGAAAAAAGCATTTTTTTTATTGTTTGCTTTTGCAGCGGTTGCTTTTGCACAAACAAATGCTCCTGTTGAGCAAGAGGCTATGAATGTTTGGATTAAAGCATTTTCTGTTTTAGCGGCTGGCTTAGGTCTTGGTGTGGCTGCACTTGGTGGAGCCATAGGTATGGGACATACAGCAGCAGCAACCATAGCTGGAACAGCTAGAAATCCAGGTCTTGGACCAAAATTAATGACAACGATGTTTATTGCTTTGGCTATGATAGAAGCTCAGGTAATTTATGCTCTAGTTATCGCTTTGATAGCTCTTTATGCAAATCCTTTTATCCCTTTTTCTTAA
- a CDS encoding complement resistance protein TraT, producing MMRVKIMFSSILVAGLLSGCLTTTLQTNSTMSQSIFLDPVAKEKRIVFLNIKNTSGHNVNLEPKLRTALEAKGYRIVDDPAMANYILSTNILYCDKKQENNAVGGAVAAGAVGAGISAYNSSSAGGAVAAGAAGAIVGGLLGKLTEDTIYQMQVDINIKQKADGKVLTSSSNVSGQASVRNKRSSGFLNSFGGSVRSDKVGHLNSNQVNTLQQSYEGNYIEKSTIIFAEAVKTGLKLEEATPVLEDKIATQIAGLF from the coding sequence ATGATGAGAGTTAAAATTATGTTTTCTAGCATTTTGGTTGCGGGTTTGTTAAGCGGATGTTTAACAACAACTTTACAAACTAATTCTACGATGAGTCAAAGCATTTTTCTTGACCCTGTGGCAAAAGAAAAAAGAATTGTTTTTTTAAATATTAAAAATACAAGCGGACACAATGTCAATTTAGAGCCTAAACTAAGAACAGCCTTAGAGGCTAAGGGATATAGGATAGTTGATGACCCTGCTATGGCAAATTATATTTTAAGCACTAATATTTTATATTGCGATAAAAAGCAAGAAAATAATGCCGTAGGCGGTGCTGTTGCTGCTGGTGCTGTGGGTGCTGGAATTAGTGCTTATAATAGTTCTTCAGCTGGCGGTGCTGTCGCTGCTGGTGCGGCTGGAGCTATTGTAGGTGGGCTTTTAGGCAAACTAACAGAAGATACCATTTATCAAATGCAAGTTGATATTAATATCAAACAAAAAGCAGATGGTAAGGTTTTGACTTCCAGCAGTAATGTCAGCGGACAAGCAAGCGTTAGAAACAAAAGATCTTCTGGCTTTTTAAATAGTTTTGGAGGAAGTGTTCGTAGTGATAAAGTGGGACATTTAAATTCAAATCAAGTCAATACTCTTCAACAAAGCTATGAGGGCAACTATATAGAAAAAAGCACTATTATCTTTGCTGAAGCTGTAAAAACTGGATTGAAACTCGAGGAAGCTACGCCTGTTTTGGAGGATAAAATCGCCACTCAAATCGCAGGGCTATTTTAA
- a CDS encoding sulfate/molybdate ABC transporter ATP-binding protein, translated as MKGIEGLINLELDICLNQGEISAIFGESGAGKTTLLKILAGLITPQKGFIKVENEVWFDSKKKINLAPQKRRIGFMFQDYALFPNMSVRENLAYATKNQRKIDELLELINLKELAHSRPKELSGGQAQRVALARALAKEPKILLLDEPLSALDFKMRSHLQEELLKILKHFKTTTLLVSHDLAEIYRLSERVLELKGGKIAKDLPTKQFFTHNHLSAKLRLSAVLLEISKSDILVIFTLLLGKDIVKITLSEEEFLQKHSEVKIGDTIMLSIKAFNPLIVD; from the coding sequence ATGAAAGGCATTGAAGGGCTTATTAACCTTGAGCTTGATATTTGCTTAAATCAAGGCGAAATCAGTGCTATTTTTGGTGAAAGTGGAGCAGGTAAAACCACACTTTTAAAGATACTTGCAGGTTTAATTACCCCTCAAAAAGGCTTCATAAAAGTAGAAAATGAAGTGTGGTTTGATAGTAAAAAAAAGATTAATTTGGCCCCACAAAAACGCCGCATAGGCTTTATGTTTCAAGATTATGCACTTTTTCCTAATATGAGCGTAAGAGAAAATTTAGCTTACGCTACCAAAAATCAAAGAAAAATTGATGAACTTTTAGAACTTATCAATCTTAAAGAATTAGCCCACTCACGCCCTAAAGAGCTAAGCGGCGGACAAGCACAAAGAGTCGCCCTTGCAAGGGCTTTGGCTAAAGAGCCTAAAATCCTGCTTTTAGATGAGCCTTTGAGTGCGTTGGATTTTAAAATGCGTTCTCATTTACAAGAAGAATTATTGAAAATTTTAAAGCATTTTAAAACGACAACCTTGCTTGTAAGCCACGATTTGGCTGAAATTTATAGATTGAGCGAGAGGGTTTTGGAGTTAAAGGGCGGTAAAATTGCTAAAGATTTGCCTACTAAGCAATTTTTTACCCATAATCATCTTAGTGCGAAACTTCGCTTAAGTGCTGTTTTGCTAGAGATAAGCAAGAGTGATATTTTGGTTATTTTTACTCTTTTGCTTGGGAAAGATATAGTTAAAATTACCTTAAGTGAAGAGGAATTTTTGCAAAAGCATAGTGAGGTAAAAATAGGCGATACTATTATGCTTTCAATCAAGGCTTTCAATCCTCTTATTGTTGATTAA
- the modB gene encoding molybdate ABC transporter permease subunit, which produces MFEAEFLQTLWLSLKLSFITTFLLFFVGVFLAYCFVFTNFAFKSLLQIIVSMPLVLPPSVLGFYLLMSFSPNSTLGHFLKEHLNLSLVFTFEGLVFASMIFSLPFMVHPIQSAFAALNKNLIEASYTLGKGRLTTLFKIIVPNSKVGIFTGLTMAFAHTMGEFGVVMMIGGHKKGETLVASIAIYDELEALNYTLAHQYAFALFALSFILLFILYAVNKKFTYQG; this is translated from the coding sequence ATGTTTGAGGCAGAATTTTTGCAAACCTTATGGCTAAGTCTTAAGCTCTCTTTCATCACAACTTTTTTGCTTTTTTTTGTTGGGGTATTTTTGGCTTATTGCTTTGTTTTTACGAATTTTGCTTTTAAAAGCTTGTTGCAAATCATCGTTTCTATGCCCTTAGTTTTACCGCCTAGTGTTTTGGGCTTTTATTTATTGATGAGCTTTTCGCCAAATAGCACACTTGGACACTTTTTAAAAGAGCATCTTAATCTTTCTTTAGTCTTTACTTTTGAAGGACTTGTTTTTGCTTCAATGATTTTTTCTTTACCTTTTATGGTGCATCCTATACAAAGTGCTTTTGCCGCCTTAAATAAAAATTTAATCGAAGCTTCTTATACGTTAGGAAAGGGGAGGCTAACAACTCTTTTTAAGATTATCGTGCCAAATTCTAAGGTGGGCATTTTTACGGGTTTAACGATGGCTTTTGCACATACTATGGGCGAATTTGGCGTTGTGATGATGATAGGAGGACATAAAAAGGGCGAAACCTTAGTCGCTAGCATTGCCATTTATGACGAGCTTGAGGCACTTAATTATACCTTAGCACATCAATATGCTTTTGCACTTTTTGCCTTAAGTTTTATCTTGCTTTTTATTCTTTATGCTGTCAATAAAAAATTTACTTATCAAGGCTAA
- a CDS encoding transporter, with protein sequence MNILKGYFSSLQNEGDILSVKIDVLGVEFSVLMLDFSSFDFGGELELIFKEHELCFANLGANLSVENCFEARICRIKKGHILWHIFFKFKHFELGSIVDAKKGEELDLKIGQNKLCFVKANDITLRKTNV encoded by the coding sequence TTGAATATTTTAAAAGGCTATTTTAGCTCTTTGCAAAATGAGGGCGATATTTTAAGTGTAAAGATTGATGTTTTGGGGGTGGAATTTAGCGTTTTGATGCTTGATTTCTCTTCTTTTGATTTTGGAGGCGAACTTGAGTTGATTTTTAAGGAACACGAACTTTGTTTTGCAAATTTGGGGGCAAATTTGAGTGTAGAAAATTGCTTTGAGGCTCGAATTTGTAGGATTAAAAAAGGGCATATTTTATGGCATATTTTTTTCAAATTTAAGCATTTTGAATTGGGCTCTATTGTCGATGCTAAAAAGGGCGAAGAGCTTGATTTAAAGATAGGGCAAAACAAGCTTTGCTTTGTTAAGGCAAATGACATTACCTTAAGGAAAACTAATGTTTGA
- the modA gene encoding molybdate ABC transporter substrate-binding protein, protein MKKIVLILVFWVFALNLHAEKISVFVASSASKAMSELREIFIKNHSNDEIELIFGASGKHYQLLKEGREFDLFFSADAKYAAQITKDGNALNKPQIYALGVVALYSLDEDLLKGGVEKLGEKADKIKHLSIANPKVAPYGVAASEILKNLKLEKQFKDKIVLGDNISQPVLHIDSGAAELGIVAYSLVSNVNSPKGKTVIIDSKLYTPLEQSFVLTKYAKDKKLALEFADFIVSDEAKVVFKKYGFDTP, encoded by the coding sequence ATGAAAAAAATCGTTCTTATCTTGGTATTTTGGGTATTTGCATTAAATTTACACGCGGAAAAAATCAGCGTTTTTGTCGCTTCTTCAGCCTCAAAGGCGATGAGTGAGCTTAGGGAAATTTTTATAAAAAATCACTCAAATGATGAGATAGAGCTTATTTTCGGTGCTTCTGGAAAGCACTATCAGCTTTTAAAAGAGGGGAGGGAATTTGACTTATTTTTCTCAGCTGATGCAAAATATGCCGCACAAATTACAAAAGATGGCAACGCCCTTAATAAACCTCAAATTTACGCACTTGGCGTTGTAGCACTTTATAGCTTAGATGAAGATTTGCTTAAGGGTGGGGTAGAAAAACTAGGCGAAAAAGCGGATAAAATCAAGCATTTAAGCATAGCAAATCCTAAAGTTGCACCTTATGGAGTGGCAGCTAGTGAAATTTTAAAAAATCTTAAATTAGAAAAACAATTTAAAGATAAAATCGTGCTAGGAGATAACATCTCTCAACCTGTGCTACACATAGATAGTGGTGCGGCGGAGCTTGGGATAGTGGCTTATTCTCTCGTTTCTAATGTAAATTCACCTAAGGGAAAGACGGTTATAATCGATTCTAAACTCTATACGCCTTTAGAACAATCTTTCGTCCTCACAAAATATGCTAAAGATAAAAAATTAGCCTTAGAATTTGCGGACTTTATTGTAAGTGATGAGGCGAAAGTTGTTTTTAAAAAATATGGATTTGACACACCTTGA
- a CDS encoding methyltransferase domain-containing protein: MNFLKAKSTYKTAAKVQDLMGQRLCELLKTYRLKEFQRVFEFGCGTGEFSQKLQKNLIFKDYVRNDILDYKSEFEVEIFDMNHIPKAFLKTQKFNLITSNATLQWLKEDIFTNLYALLKKDGILLLSSFGQENLKEIKILSGLSLPYKSLKSHKNLLKDFEILELKEEFFKLEFESALEVFRHLKQSGVNSLGHFFLGKETLLKMQELFGNTLTYHSIYILCRKIS; encoded by the coding sequence TTGAATTTCTTAAAGGCAAAAAGCACTTACAAAACAGCCGCTAAAGTGCAAGATCTAATGGGGCAAAGATTATGTGAGTTATTAAAAACCTATCGTTTGAAAGAATTTCAAAGGGTGTTTGAATTTGGTTGTGGGACTGGGGAGTTTAGTCAAAAATTACAAAAAAATCTTATTTTTAAAGACTATGTGAGAAATGATATTTTGGACTATAAAAGTGAATTTGAGGTAGAAATTTTTGATATGAATCATATCCCCAAAGCCTTTTTAAAAACGCAAAAATTTAATCTCATCACTTCCAATGCTACTTTGCAGTGGCTTAAAGAAGATATTTTCACAAATTTATATGCTTTGCTTAAAAAAGATGGCATTCTTTTACTTTCAAGTTTTGGGCAGGAAAATTTAAAGGAGATTAAGATCTTGAGCGGACTTTCACTACCTTATAAAAGTCTTAAAAGTCATAAAAATTTGCTTAAAGATTTTGAAATTTTAGAGTTAAAAGAGGAGTTTTTTAAGCTAGAATTTGAAAGTGCTTTAGAGGTTTTTAGGCATTTAAAGCAAAGCGGAGTGAATTCTTTAGGACATTTTTTCTTAGGAAAAGAAACGCTTTTAAAAATGCAAGAACTTTTTGGTAATACTCTCACTTATCATAGCATTTATATTTTGTGTAGGAAAATTTCATAA
- a CDS encoding pimeloyl-ACP methyl esterase BioG family protein, giving the protein MRVEFLHKNEDSKELILFFAGFANQPSHFKHLKTQNNVLMIYDYRNFEFQFDLSAFENITLIAFSMGVCVASKLLRNLHFKTKIALNGTNCGVDKTRGIHPSIFLRTAQNFKLEDFKKTLLCERAEFEFREEKDLKEELLALYDFCKKDFAEDFTWDRVYMSEGDFIFPNGALKNAYENLIGLKEPHFAFFAFDKWEQI; this is encoded by the coding sequence ATGAGAGTGGAATTTTTACACAAAAATGAAGATTCAAAAGAGCTTATTCTCTTTTTTGCAGGTTTTGCAAATCAGCCTTCACACTTTAAGCATTTAAAGACGCAAAATAATGTTTTGATGATTTATGATTATAGAAATTTTGAGTTTCAATTTGATTTGAGTGCTTTTGAAAATATCACACTTATAGCCTTTTCTATGGGAGTTTGCGTTGCTTCTAAGCTACTTAGAAATTTGCATTTTAAAACTAAAATTGCTCTCAATGGCACAAATTGTGGTGTGGATAAAACAAGAGGAATTCACCCTAGCATTTTTTTACGCACAGCACAAAATTTCAAGCTTGAGGACTTTAAAAAGACTTTGCTTTGCGAAAGGGCGGAATTTGAATTTAGAGAGGAAAAGGATTTAAAAGAGGAGCTTTTAGCCCTGTATGATTTTTGCAAAAAGGACTTTGCGGAGGATTTTACTTGGGATAGAGTTTATATGAGTGAGGGAGATTTTATCTTTCCTAATGGAGCGTTAAAAAATGCTTATGAGAATTTAATAGGTCTGAAAGAGCCGCATTTTGCCTTTTTTGCTTTCGATAAATGGGAGCAAATTTGA
- a CDS encoding aminotransferase class I/II-fold pyridoxal phosphate-dependent enzyme codes for MQVETILQNLQNEANLRTLTPLKHEGNFVFKQGKKLLNLAGNDYLGLASNSALKQEFLARVREEDLYFSSSSSRSLSGNFEIYERLEEYLKNKLQKEVLLFNSGYHLNLSCIAALASVPSTLFLADRLIHASMIDGLRGAHFLRFRHNDMEHLQILLEKNHTKYENIIILSEALFSMDGDLIKLKDLIELKKKYRNVLLYIDEAHSVGCFGEGLGLVKELGFEVDFLVFTFGKALASVGACMITTKNFKDFLINKARGLIYSTALPPINVAFSLFIFEKIENFHKQRENLKMISAYFREGLRAKKCEFLGDYYIISLILKENQKTLKTALKLEENGFFAPAIKTPTVPKNSARIRFSLHSGLEKEDLDRVLELL; via the coding sequence ATGCAAGTAGAAACAATTTTGCAAAATTTACAAAACGAAGCAAATCTACGCACTCTTACTCCGCTTAAACACGAAGGGAATTTTGTTTTTAAACAGGGTAAAAAATTGCTCAACTTGGCTGGAAATGACTATCTAGGTTTGGCGTCAAATTCCGCTTTAAAGCAGGAATTTTTGGCTAGAGTGAGGGAGGAGGATTTATATTTTTCAAGTTCAAGCTCAAGAAGTTTGAGTGGAAATTTTGAAATTTATGAGAGGCTTGAGGAGTATCTTAAAAATAAACTTCAAAAAGAAGTTTTGCTTTTTAATAGTGGCTATCATCTTAATCTTTCTTGTATCGCGGCTCTTGCGAGTGTGCCTAGCACATTGTTTTTAGCGGATAGGCTTATACATGCGAGTATGATTGACGGGCTTAGGGGGGCGCATTTTTTGCGTTTTAGACATAATGATATGGAACATTTGCAAATTTTGTTAGAGAAAAATCACACAAAATATGAAAATATCATCATCTTAAGTGAGGCACTTTTTAGTATGGACGGGGATTTGATCAAATTGAAAGATTTGATTGAACTTAAAAAAAAATATAGAAATGTCTTGCTTTATATTGATGAGGCACATAGTGTGGGGTGCTTTGGGGAGGGTTTGGGACTTGTGAAGGAATTGGGATTTGAGGTGGATTTTCTAGTCTTTACCTTTGGAAAAGCTCTTGCTTCGGTGGGTGCTTGTATGATAACAACTAAAAATTTTAAGGACTTTTTAATCAATAAAGCTAGAGGCTTGATTTATTCTACCGCACTACCGCCCATTAATGTTGCTTTTAGTCTTTTTATCTTTGAAAAAATTGAAAATTTTCATAAGCAAAGAGAGAATTTAAAAATGATAAGTGCATATTTTAGAGAGGGTTTGAGGGCTAAAAAGTGTGAGTTTTTGGGGGATTATTATATTATTTCTCTCATTTTAAAGGAAAATCAAAAAACGCTTAAAACTGCTTTAAAACTTGAAGAAAATGGCTTTTTCGCCCCTGCGATTAAAACGCCCACCGTGCCTAAAAATAGTGCGAGAATTCGCTTTTCTTTACATTCTGGGCTTGAAAAAGAAGATTTAGATAGGGTGTTGGAGCTTTTATGA
- a CDS encoding adenosylmethionine--8-amino-7-oxononanoate transaminase, producing MMLKELDLLHLWHPCTQMKDHEKIPLIPIKKAKGVWLYDFDDKTYMDCISSWWVNLFGHCNPAISNAIKTQLESLEHVLLAGFSHEGIIRLSQRLCALSGFDKCFYADNGSSIIEVALKMSFHYHLNKGKKRDKFLSLTNSYHGETLGALSVGDVKLYKQTYNPLFLENLSTKAPSGEDYEEALKELKSTLEKHANSLCAFIVEPLVQCAGNMNMYHFGFLDEAIRLCRYFEVQVIFDEIAVGFGRTGELFAMDYCEEKPDYLCLSKGITGGFLPLAVVLVKDEIYNAFYAPYEENKAFLHSHSYTGNALATAAANEVLNIFQTQNILEKNAKLSLFIKQEFEKLKEFDFLKNFRQQGMIYAFDIISQIPRAGLLVYEKALQKKLLLRPLENTIYFMPPYIITKEEISYVVESLKEIFKEFKA from the coding sequence ATGATGTTAAAAGAATTAGATTTATTACACCTTTGGCACCCTTGCACCCAGATGAAAGACCACGAAAAAATCCCTCTAATCCCCATAAAAAAGGCAAAAGGCGTGTGGCTTTATGATTTTGATGATAAAACTTATATGGACTGCATTAGCTCTTGGTGGGTGAATCTTTTTGGGCATTGCAATCCTGCGATTTCAAATGCTATTAAAACTCAGCTTGAAAGCTTAGAACACGTGCTTTTGGCGGGTTTTAGCCACGAGGGCATTATTAGACTTTCTCAAAGACTTTGTGCTTTAAGCGGCTTTGATAAGTGTTTTTATGCGGATAATGGCTCTTCTATCATCGAAGTCGCCCTTAAAATGAGCTTTCACTATCATCTAAACAAGGGCAAAAAAAGGGATAAATTTCTCTCTTTAACAAATTCTTATCACGGCGAAACTTTAGGGGCTTTGAGCGTAGGTGATGTCAAGCTTTATAAGCAAACTTATAATCCACTTTTTTTAGAAAATTTAAGCACAAAAGCCCCAAGCGGGGAGGATTATGAGGAAGCTTTAAAAGAGCTTAAAAGCACTCTAGAAAAACACGCAAACTCTCTTTGTGCTTTTATCGTAGAACCTTTGGTGCAGTGTGCTGGAAATATGAATATGTATCATTTTGGCTTTTTAGATGAGGCGATTAGGCTTTGCCGCTATTTTGAAGTGCAGGTGATTTTCGATGAAATTGCGGTGGGTTTTGGTCGCACGGGAGAGCTTTTTGCTATGGATTATTGCGAAGAAAAGCCCGATTATCTTTGTCTTTCTAAAGGCATTACGGGGGGCTTTTTGCCTTTGGCTGTGGTTTTGGTAAAAGATGAAATTTATAATGCCTTTTACGCACCCTATGAAGAAAATAAAGCCTTTTTACACTCACACTCTTACACAGGAAATGCTCTCGCCACAGCGGCGGCAAATGAGGTTTTAAATATCTTTCAAACGCAAAATATCCTAGAAAAAAACGCTAAATTAAGCCTTTTCATTAAGCAAGAATTTGAAAAACTTAAGGAATTTGATTTTTTAAAAAATTTTAGACAACAAGGTATGATTTACGCTTTTGACATCATTTCTCAAATTCCTAGAGCTGGACTTTTAGTCTATGAAAAAGCCTTACAAAAAAAGCTTTTGCTAAGACCGCTAGAAAATACCATTTATTTTATGCCACCTTACATCATCACAAAAGAGGAAATTTCTTATGTGGTGGAGAGTTTGAAGGAAATCTTTAAGGAATTTAAAGCTTAA
- a CDS encoding dethiobiotin synthase, which produces MQIYISGIHTDTGKTHFSAAFCANLGYDYFKLIQAGIPKDSDLVAKLSPKTRILKEGFFLKTPVSPHLAKMKEKADYKAFSLEIPSNENLLIELAGGLFTPLDENFAMIDFMQKFKKPTILVGRYYLGSINHILLSIEALKMRQIPILFLAMMGEKEPFQDEFVKSYAKIPIINLPFFNAKNIENKDFKNQVEALLKL; this is translated from the coding sequence ATGCAAATTTATATTAGTGGCATTCACACAGATACTGGAAAAACGCATTTTAGTGCGGCTTTTTGTGCGAATTTGGGCTATGATTATTTTAAGCTCATACAAGCTGGCATTCCAAAAGATAGCGATTTAGTAGCGAAACTAAGCCCCAAAACACGCATTTTAAAGGAAGGCTTTTTCCTTAAAACGCCCGTTTCTCCTCATTTAGCTAAGATGAAAGAAAAAGCAGACTATAAGGCGTTTAGTTTGGAAATCCCTAGCAATGAAAATTTACTCATAGAATTAGCAGGTGGGCTTTTCACGCCTCTTGATGAAAATTTTGCGATGATAGATTTTATGCAAAAATTTAAAAAACCTACTATTTTAGTGGGGCGTTATTATCTTGGGAGTATCAATCATATTTTGCTAAGCATAGAAGCTCTTAAAATGAGGCAAATTCCTATCCTTTTCTTAGCGATGATGGGGGAAAAAGAGCCTTTTCAAGATGAATTTGTTAAAAGTTATGCAAAAATTCCTATCATTAATCTTCCCTTTTTTAATGCAAAAAATATAGAAAATAAGGATTTTAAAAATCAAGTTGAAGCTTTACTTAAGCTTTAA
- a CDS encoding DMT family transporter produces the protein MSWFFLFLAGCMEILGVIAMKKLVLTKRKIYLLAILVQFSLSFGFLSLAMREISMATAYAIWTGIGAAGGVIVGVVFFKESKSLMKLFFLALILASSVGLKWIS, from the coding sequence ATGAGCTGGTTTTTTCTTTTTTTAGCGGGTTGTATGGAAATTTTGGGCGTGATAGCGATGAAAAAGCTTGTTCTTACAAAACGAAAAATTTATCTCCTTGCTATTTTAGTGCAATTTTCTTTAAGCTTTGGTTTTCTTTCTTTGGCAATGCGTGAAATTTCTATGGCAACAGCTTATGCGATATGGACGGGCATAGGAGCAGCTGGAGGTGTGATAGTGGGCGTAGTATTTTTTAAAGAAAGTAAAAGTTTAATGAAGCTTTTTTTCTTAGCTCTTATCTTAGCCTCAAGCGTAGGCTTAAAGTGGATTTCATAA